One genomic segment of Paenibacillus xylanexedens includes these proteins:
- a CDS encoding S9 family peptidase: MMSQRGITAEDLYQITWVNDPTPSPQGGQLVYVSRKTNEARDGYCSHLRLLHLGSQKDRPFTSGEKDHSPAWSPDGSQLAFIREVDGKSQVWIIATDGGEARQISHLKHGVSSLLWSPDGHTLLVKSSVDMSGDEESEHTDPINDKPKLLQEHVVDRIRMKSDAGGLWNGRRSHLFTIAPIDAYAEATPVTTGHYDVGDYAWSPDGISIAWIAQMPEEGEDHNDYTLTNHVYLAKADGSDVQQLTPEGYTFSRLAFAPDGQSIALLASDRSYGNATLVKLYTLPVSGGELVCLSTDWDVQLNHSIVGDMRSHLTTTGPVFSRDGSSIFCLATIHGSVRIAKFARDGSSADYIWPDEREIYQFAELENGQIVAAVADTRNPGDLYMYEQPEDPGVEPIQLTRSNPQLEDEMHLSTPETFWFNCSDGLRLQGWIMKPHGMVDGVKIPTILEIHGGPHMMYGFTFMHEFQILAAQGYAVVYINPRGGLGYGQQFVDACRGDYGGGDYRDLMESVDYALSQYEFIDESRLGVTGGSYGGFMTNWIVGHTDRFKAAVTQRSISNWLSFYGVSDIGYFFTEDQIGGNAWDDTEKLWKHSPLAYVGNVSTPLLILHGEQDLRCPIEQAEQLYIALKRRKQTTRLIRFPGANHELSRGGHPHLRVRRLEHIAGWFNEYL; this comes from the coding sequence ATGATGAGTCAGCGCGGCATAACAGCGGAAGATCTTTATCAGATTACATGGGTTAACGATCCAACTCCGTCCCCTCAAGGCGGACAACTGGTATATGTAAGCCGGAAAACGAATGAAGCACGTGACGGTTATTGTTCTCACCTAAGACTGCTGCATCTGGGAAGTCAGAAGGACAGGCCTTTTACCTCTGGAGAGAAGGATCATTCCCCTGCCTGGTCGCCAGATGGGTCTCAGCTTGCTTTTATACGAGAGGTTGATGGTAAATCCCAAGTGTGGATCATTGCAACAGATGGCGGAGAAGCACGGCAAATCAGTCACCTGAAACATGGCGTCAGTTCCCTGCTCTGGTCACCAGATGGTCATACTTTACTTGTGAAATCATCTGTGGATATGAGCGGAGATGAAGAATCAGAACATACAGATCCTATAAACGATAAACCCAAACTGCTGCAAGAACATGTTGTTGACCGGATTCGAATGAAATCAGATGCAGGAGGATTATGGAACGGAAGACGTTCCCATCTCTTCACCATCGCGCCCATTGACGCGTACGCGGAAGCAACCCCTGTAACTACAGGTCATTATGACGTTGGTGACTATGCCTGGTCACCGGATGGAATATCCATCGCTTGGATTGCGCAGATGCCTGAAGAAGGCGAGGACCATAATGATTACACCCTGACTAATCATGTGTACCTTGCCAAAGCAGACGGATCGGATGTGCAGCAGTTAACCCCGGAAGGATATACGTTCAGCCGACTGGCCTTTGCACCGGATGGACAATCCATTGCACTGCTCGCCAGTGACCGTTCCTATGGAAATGCCACACTTGTGAAGCTGTACACCCTTCCAGTATCAGGTGGTGAACTCGTATGTCTGAGCACGGATTGGGACGTACAGTTGAACCACAGCATTGTTGGCGACATGCGATCACATCTGACAACTACGGGGCCAGTATTCAGCAGGGATGGTTCTTCAATCTTCTGTCTGGCGACCATCCATGGTAGTGTACGCATCGCCAAATTCGCACGAGACGGCAGCAGTGCCGACTATATATGGCCTGACGAACGGGAGATTTATCAATTTGCCGAATTGGAAAACGGGCAGATCGTTGCTGCTGTTGCCGATACACGAAATCCTGGTGATCTCTATATGTATGAACAACCGGAAGATCCCGGGGTAGAACCGATTCAGCTCACCCGCAGCAATCCACAGCTTGAGGATGAGATGCACCTTAGTACACCGGAAACCTTCTGGTTTAATTGCTCAGATGGCCTGCGTCTGCAAGGATGGATCATGAAACCTCATGGCATGGTCGACGGGGTCAAAATCCCGACCATTCTGGAGATTCATGGCGGCCCGCACATGATGTATGGTTTTACATTTATGCACGAGTTCCAGATTCTCGCCGCACAAGGCTACGCTGTTGTGTATATCAATCCACGCGGTGGCCTCGGATACGGGCAGCAGTTTGTAGACGCATGTCGCGGAGATTACGGCGGTGGAGATTATCGCGATCTTATGGAGAGCGTGGATTATGCCCTATCCCAATATGAGTTTATCGATGAATCCAGATTGGGCGTAACCGGAGGCAGTTATGGTGGCTTCATGACCAACTGGATTGTTGGACACACGGACCGCTTTAAGGCCGCTGTTACCCAGCGTTCCATCTCCAACTGGCTATCGTTCTATGGTGTCAGTGACATTGGATATTTCTTCACGGAAGACCAGATTGGTGGTAACGCGTGGGATGACACAGAAAAACTGTGGAAACATTCCCCACTCGCTTATGTCGGCAACGTCAGTACTCCGCTGCTCATTTTACATGGCGAACAGGATCTGCGGTGTCCGATTGAACAGGCTGAGCAATTATACATTGCGTTGAAACGGCGTAAACAGACCACTCGTCTTATTCGTTTCCCAGGTGCCAACCACGAGTTATCTCGTGGAGGTCACCCCCACTTAAGGGTACGGCGCCTGGAGCATATTGCCGGTTGGTTTAACGAGTACTTGTAA
- a CDS encoding stalk domain-containing protein has product MKSKKWLIAAGVFGMVLTGSAGVYAGTQLETIKAYLNHGLAIEVNGQKFTPTGDQGKKLAPITYQGSTYLPVRSIADALKTEVKYDSQNNKVSIGSSSSSGGSTSTGNGESTSPSTGTNTQAAGVKSKYLPADFPLPKDAKATSLIENIMDGNKKVVLTYTTKETLLTVGTSYKDYYQTKNLSQNTQDIQADSFNIVGREDGKYAVTITGSVSATNKDLNEITVVWGEE; this is encoded by the coding sequence ATGAAAAGCAAAAAGTGGTTGATTGCTGCGGGTGTGTTTGGCATGGTGTTAACCGGATCGGCAGGTGTATATGCAGGTACACAACTGGAGACAATTAAAGCTTATCTGAACCATGGGCTCGCCATCGAAGTGAACGGACAGAAATTTACACCGACAGGTGACCAGGGCAAAAAGCTTGCGCCAATTACATATCAAGGCAGTACATATCTCCCTGTTCGTTCGATTGCAGATGCGTTGAAGACCGAAGTGAAGTATGATTCCCAAAACAATAAAGTAAGCATCGGCTCTTCAAGCTCTTCTGGTGGGTCAACATCCACAGGCAACGGCGAATCGACATCGCCCTCAACAGGTACAAACACACAGGCGGCAGGAGTGAAGTCTAAGTATCTTCCGGCTGATTTCCCATTACCTAAGGATGCGAAGGCAACAAGTCTTATTGAGAACATAATGGATGGTAACAAAAAAGTAGTGCTCACGTACACAACGAAAGAAACGTTGCTAACCGTTGGAACATCCTACAAAGACTATTACCAGACCAAAAACTTGAGCCAGAACACTCAGGATATACAGGCAGACAGCTTCAACATCGTGGGTCGTGAAGATGGCAAATATGCCGTAACGATCACAGGTTCGGTGTCTGCAACCAACAAGGATCTGAATGAAATCACCGTAGTGTGGGGCGAAGAGTAA
- a CDS encoding ABC transporter ATP-binding protein — translation MALLDIEGVSVSFRRARGWFGHEQTYVIQNLDLSVHEGEIVAVVGASGSGKSVLAQAIMGILPANARLEGRISYSGEPLTPERQLQLRGDELMLIPQSVSYLDPLMKVGRQVQPVTRDSGQKRGFITRSHMKKTEQELMERYHLPQGTAGKYPFELSGGMARRVLMATATSGQPKLIIADEPTPGIHPEVLAETMKQFRELANEGVGILWITHDITTALTAADRISVFYAGTNVETTLVDDFKGNGERLRHPYTKALWNALPQNGFQPLPGSQPLAGQEITTGCSFAPRCSAATAVCIGERPELRKVRGGEVRCFHVT, via the coding sequence ATGGCTCTTCTTGATATTGAGGGAGTGTCGGTGTCATTTCGGCGCGCTCGTGGCTGGTTTGGGCACGAACAGACTTACGTCATTCAGAATCTGGATCTTTCCGTACATGAGGGCGAGATCGTGGCTGTTGTAGGCGCAAGTGGATCGGGTAAAAGTGTGCTGGCGCAGGCCATCATGGGCATTCTGCCTGCCAATGCCAGGTTGGAGGGGCGTATTAGCTATAGTGGCGAGCCTTTGACTCCAGAGCGGCAGTTACAACTGCGTGGTGATGAACTGATGTTAATTCCACAATCCGTCAGTTATTTGGACCCTTTGATGAAGGTGGGAAGGCAAGTTCAGCCGGTAACCCGAGATTCCGGACAGAAACGAGGCTTCATAACTCGATCTCATATGAAAAAGACGGAGCAGGAGCTAATGGAGCGTTATCATCTTCCTCAAGGAACAGCCGGGAAATACCCGTTTGAGTTGTCCGGAGGTATGGCAAGGCGGGTGTTGATGGCTACAGCGACCTCCGGTCAGCCCAAGCTGATCATTGCAGATGAGCCGACACCAGGCATTCATCCCGAAGTACTGGCTGAGACAATGAAGCAATTTCGCGAACTTGCGAATGAAGGCGTAGGCATTCTATGGATCACCCATGATATCACGACAGCCCTGACGGCAGCGGATCGCATCTCTGTATTTTATGCGGGTACCAATGTAGAGACGACGCTGGTGGATGATTTTAAAGGGAATGGAGAACGTCTGCGTCATCCATATACAAAAGCGCTCTGGAATGCGTTGCCGCAGAACGGATTTCAGCCACTCCCAGGCTCCCAGCCGTTGGCAGGTCAAGAGATTACGACAGGATGTTCATTTGCTCCCCGATGTAGTGCAGCAACCGCTGTATGTATCGGTGAACGTCCAGAGCTTCGTAAGGTACGGGGCGGAGAAGTGAGGTGTTTCCATGTCACTTGA
- a CDS encoding MalY/PatB family protein, with protein MNNNNSTFDQPINRISTGSEKWDALEDIFGAADALPMWVADMDFAAPPSVIQALQTRMEHGIFGYTVRTEAYHAAVAGWMERRHNWKINDDWIVFTPGIVPALSIAVQRFTQPGDAVVIQTPVYAPFYEVVSGQGRELITNPLVENNGHYTMDLEQLESSLQTGRVKMLILCSPHNPVGRVWTREELEGLTSLCLQYNVLMISDEIHADLVHQRGTHTPLTLISDAVSDLSIICTAPSKTFNIPGLSTSNIIIPNAKLRESFAQGVKTMGLANISTLGAVATEAAYNDAEEWLDECLAYIRGNMEYVQQYVAEHMPQIKMHLPEATYLLWMDFRELNIPHAQLCNMLLHEAGLAFNDGSFFGTEGTGFMRINVACPRSTVEEAMRRLSALLSNVSCK; from the coding sequence ATGAATAACAATAACAGTACATTTGACCAGCCTATTAACCGGATCTCTACCGGATCAGAAAAATGGGATGCGCTTGAGGATATCTTCGGTGCTGCTGATGCGCTTCCGATGTGGGTGGCCGATATGGACTTTGCTGCTCCACCATCCGTCATTCAAGCCCTGCAAACACGGATGGAGCACGGGATTTTTGGTTATACAGTGCGGACTGAAGCGTATCATGCAGCTGTTGCAGGCTGGATGGAACGGCGCCACAACTGGAAAATTAACGATGACTGGATTGTATTCACTCCAGGTATCGTGCCCGCACTCAGCATTGCTGTACAACGATTCACTCAACCGGGAGATGCAGTGGTCATCCAAACCCCGGTGTATGCTCCCTTCTATGAAGTAGTAAGTGGTCAAGGCCGTGAACTGATCACCAATCCTTTAGTAGAGAATAATGGTCATTACACGATGGATCTGGAACAACTGGAATCCAGCTTGCAGACCGGTCGGGTCAAAATGCTGATTCTGTGCAGTCCTCATAACCCGGTTGGACGGGTATGGACTCGTGAAGAGCTTGAAGGGCTTACATCACTGTGTCTGCAATACAACGTACTGATGATTTCAGATGAAATCCATGCCGATCTTGTTCATCAGCGCGGAACTCATACACCACTGACCCTGATCTCAGACGCCGTCTCTGATCTAAGTATCATCTGTACGGCTCCAAGTAAAACTTTCAACATTCCTGGCCTCTCCACATCCAACATCATCATCCCCAATGCCAAGTTGCGAGAATCGTTCGCGCAGGGTGTAAAAACGATGGGACTTGCCAATATCAGCACACTGGGGGCTGTTGCAACCGAAGCTGCTTACAATGATGCCGAGGAATGGCTGGATGAGTGCCTTGCCTATATCCGCGGAAATATGGAGTATGTACAACAATATGTTGCGGAACATATGCCTCAGATTAAAATGCATCTGCCCGAAGCGACCTATCTGTTATGGATGGATTTCCGGGAGCTGAATATCCCACATGCACAACTATGCAACATGCTGCTTCATGAAGCGGGGCTTGCTTTCAATGACGGGAGTTTCTTTGGAACAGAGGGTACAGGGTTCATGCGTATTAATGTAGCCTGTCCACGTTCCACGGTTGAAGAGGCGATGCGCAGGTTATCTGCGTTGCTAAGCAATGTGTCGTGCAAATAA
- a CDS encoding ABC transporter ATP-binding protein, with translation MSLEARDVSYRYDPKSWVFQQMNMQVKQGEVVGLWGPSGCGKTSLGRILAGYAEPVAGQVLLDGKPLPRTGVCPVQLVFQHPEKAVNPRWRMRRVLQEASVQDEQLLEALGIQQTWLDRRPTELSGGELQRFCVARALGTATRYVIADEMTTMLDAITQAQIWHTVMEVARQRDLGLLIISHDRDLLNRLCDRITPMPISMSL, from the coding sequence ATGTCACTTGAAGCACGGGACGTGAGTTACCGTTATGATCCGAAATCGTGGGTGTTCCAGCAGATGAATATGCAGGTGAAACAAGGCGAAGTCGTTGGCTTGTGGGGACCAAGTGGCTGTGGAAAAACAAGCCTTGGACGCATCCTTGCAGGATATGCAGAACCTGTGGCAGGACAAGTACTTCTGGATGGGAAACCACTCCCACGTACAGGAGTATGTCCGGTTCAGCTGGTATTCCAGCATCCGGAGAAGGCTGTGAATCCACGCTGGCGGATGCGTCGTGTACTTCAGGAGGCGTCTGTGCAGGATGAACAGTTGCTCGAAGCTTTGGGTATTCAGCAGACCTGGTTGGACCGTAGGCCGACTGAATTATCCGGTGGAGAACTGCAACGTTTCTGTGTGGCGCGGGCGCTTGGCACAGCGACACGTTATGTGATCGCAGATGAGATGACAACGATGCTGGATGCAATCACTCAGGCACAGATCTGGCATACCGTGATGGAAGTGGCTCGCCAGCGTGATCTGGGGCTATTGATCATAAGCCATGATCGGGATTTGCTGAACAGATTGTGCGACAGAATTACACCGATGCCGATATCGATGTCACTGTAA